From one Bos indicus x Bos taurus breed Angus x Brahman F1 hybrid chromosome 7, Bos_hybrid_MaternalHap_v2.0, whole genome shotgun sequence genomic stretch:
- the LOC113896245 gene encoding merozoite surface protein CMZ-8-like, which yields MKHIRQSPQSAVRRAGGRTSRERRLWPLTWCSPPPAPDRVLEPSGPVRWAPPGPERLYAPPPNNPAAPLYPADPPDSPAPFASLLARARLTPPAPPFLRAPAILCVFAQPVASRERRAGAQTAGRGDLERRTRNTGPSGLRALRDMSDDKRTRQIFVVRAVRSRPSLGSFKARTCPLIIRESCLKRELFANSCSGQLDRARMRGCLVFSDGGRERRTLTC from the exons ATGAAGCACATAAG GCAGAGCCCGCAAAGCGCGGTCAGACGGGCTGGCGGGAGGACGTCCCGGGAGCGGCGACTGTGGCCCTTGACCTGGTgttctcctccccctgccccggaTCGGGTCCTGGAACCGAGCGGCCCAGTGAGATGGGCGCCCCCGGGCCCAGAGCGGCTTTACGCACCTCCTCCAAACAACCCGGCCGCACCGCTCTATCCAGCCGATCCGCCCGACTCGCCTGCTCCTTTCGCGTCCCTCCTAGCGCGCGCGCGCCTGACTCCGCCTGCCCCTCCCTTTCTGCGCGCCCCGGCGATCCTGTGCGTGTTCGCCCAACCTGTGGCCTCGCGGGAGCGTCGCGCGGGCGCGCAAACGGCGGGGCGGGGCGACCTCGAACGACGCACGCGGAATACAGGGCCCTCCGGCCTTCGCGCG CTCCGAGACATGTCGGATGATAAGCGAACTCGCCAGATCTTCGTTGTGAGAGCAGTGAGGTCCAGGCCTAGCTTAGGTTCTTTCAAAGCCCGCACCTGCCCTCTGATTATCCGTGAATCTTGTTTGAAAAGAGAGCTCTTTGCCAACTCCTGTTCTGGGCAGCTTGACCGAGCTCGGATGCGAGGCTGCCTTGTGTTCTCCGATGGTGGGAGAGAACGCAGAACACTGACTTGCTGA